The following are from one region of the Desulfovibrio sp. JC010 genome:
- a CDS encoding DUF6268 family outer membrane beta-barrel protein, with protein sequence MIKITNILLAFMIVCCASSAAAGEHSLFEPVSIRATGKYISDADYKDSDGSSSVIGGQARLKAGGFSLSYEAQHYSWDNVDQLNFGNGQDDPWNTLHRLSIGYNFNGAINKNWFYGVGITGTSAFEEEMEDSFGGALRGHIGYVFNDNWRALIGVRGFANAIRYSAMPYFGINFTDYAEDGSGYFMNLGMPATEVGYSFNDANTLRAAFNFDGKTYRLKDDSTVSDAGYVETSSMKVGVYYDYQPVKNCSISIGPEYVFSRETKFFDKHGNKFGAEDQEAAFGAFFNLKYKF encoded by the coding sequence GCAGCCGGAGAGCACAGCCTATTTGAGCCCGTATCCATCCGGGCTACCGGAAAATATATTTCCGATGCTGACTACAAGGACAGTGACGGCTCATCCTCTGTTATCGGCGGGCAGGCCCGTCTGAAAGCCGGGGGATTCTCACTGAGCTACGAAGCACAGCATTACTCATGGGACAATGTGGACCAGCTCAACTTCGGTAACGGGCAGGACGATCCGTGGAATACCCTGCATCGCTTGAGCATCGGTTATAATTTTAACGGTGCCATCAACAAGAACTGGTTCTACGGGGTCGGCATTACCGGAACATCCGCTTTTGAAGAGGAAATGGAAGATTCCTTTGGTGGAGCCTTGCGCGGACACATCGGCTATGTTTTCAATGACAACTGGCGAGCACTTATCGGGGTGCGCGGTTTTGCAAACGCCATCCGCTATTCGGCCATGCCATATTTCGGCATCAACTTTACCGATTACGCTGAAGACGGTTCCGGCTATTTCATGAACCTCGGCATGCCCGCTACAGAGGTCGGTTATTCTTTCAACGATGCCAACACCCTGCGTGCGGCTTTCAATTTTGACGGCAAAACCTACCGCTTAAAAGACGACAGCACTGTTTCCGATGCCGGATACGTAGAGACCAGCAGCATGAAAGTCGGGGTCTATTATGACTACCAGCCGGTCAAGAACTGCTCTATTTCTATCGGCCCGGAATACGTATTCTCCCGTGAGACCAAGTTTTTCGACAAGCATGGAAACAAGTTCGGGGCAGAAGATCAGGAAGCCGCTTTCGGAGCGTTTTTTAATTTGAAGTATAAGTTTTAA